From a single Nicotiana tomentosiformis chromosome 2, ASM39032v3, whole genome shotgun sequence genomic region:
- the LOC138905455 gene encoding uncharacterized protein, which yields MPEAENKVIQASLQTQDLWVLHTDGASNACRSGIGLVPEVPTGEIILQSIKFPNMTNNEAECEAIVAGLRQPLKYGAKRLQLHYDSQLVVNQVTWTLQIKEQRLKKYQTKIYRLLPSFDECQLDQIPINQNVEVDGLAKLAVVTKSVTLGIRV from the coding sequence ATGCCAGAGGCTGAAAATAAAGTCATTCAGGCTTCTCTTCAGACACAAGACCTTTGGGTCTTGCACACTGATGGCGCATCCAATGCATGCAGGTCCGGGATAGGACTCGTACCTGAGGTTCCCACCGGTGAGATAATTCTCCAATCCATAAAATTCCCGAACATGACTAATAACGAAGCTGAGTGTGAGGCCATAGTTGCAGGATTAAGACAACCACTCAAGTACGGAGCAAAGCGATTACAACTTCATTACGATTCACAGCTCGTAGTCAACCAGGTTACGTGGACTTTACAAATCAAAGAGCAGAGGTTGAAGAAATATCAGACCAAGATCTATAGATTGTTACCTAGTTTTGACGAGTGCCAGCTCGACCAAATTCCAATAAATCAGAACGTCGAAGTAGACGGTCTTGCCAAGTTGGCCGTCGTTACAAAAAGTGTGACCCTGGGGATAAGAGTGTAG